In Candidatus Methylacidiphilales bacterium, the following are encoded in one genomic region:
- a CDS encoding four helix bundle protein, with protein MAHESFENLRVYRMAEELADAVWDIVVCWDVFAKDTVGKQLVRAVDSVGANIAEGAGRGSFLDNKRFIKIARGSLNETRHFLRRAHKRKLLTTGQIKRLKVLVDALPKTLNAYLKSVGRVQDSSKDE; from the coding sequence GTGGCGCATGAATCTTTTGAGAATTTGAGGGTGTATCGGATGGCAGAAGAATTGGCGGATGCGGTTTGGGATATTGTCGTCTGTTGGGATGTGTTTGCTAAAGACACCGTGGGCAAACAGCTTGTGCGTGCGGTGGACTCGGTGGGAGCGAACATCGCCGAGGGTGCAGGCAGGGGAAGCTTTCTGGACAACAAGCGGTTCATTAAAATCGCACGTGGATCGCTCAATGAGACCCGTCATTTTCTGAGGCGTGCCCACAAGCGCAAGCTGCTGACCACTGGTCAGATCAAACGGCTTAAAGTCCTGGTTGATGCGCTTCCCAAGACCTTGAATGCCTATCTGAAGTCGGTCGGTCGGGTTCAAGATTCCTCCAAGGACGAATGA
- a CDS encoding CopG family ribbon-helix-helix protein, which translates to MSTALVRFTVSMPAPTVRGLDRVAKGRGFPNRSQALAALIREGVADYDARLDTTVMMGVLTFTYEHRRRNLQNRITDLQHRHLKEIVTIQLVHLEKHQSLQILVVQGPAQILRQLKDVFASLKGVQHASLQLNSTVLPPLHDKPARR; encoded by the coding sequence ATGTCCACTGCCCTCGTCCGCTTCACCGTCAGCATGCCCGCCCCGACCGTCCGCGGTCTCGACCGCGTGGCCAAGGGCCGCGGCTTCCCCAACCGCTCGCAGGCCCTGGCGGCCCTCATCCGAGAAGGTGTTGCGGACTACGATGCCCGCCTCGACACCACCGTCATGATGGGCGTGCTCACTTTCACCTACGAACACCGCCGCCGGAACCTCCAGAACCGCATCACCGACCTCCAACACCGCCACCTCAAGGAAATCGTCACCATCCAGCTCGTTCACCTGGAAAAACACCAAAGCTTGCAAATCCTCGTCGTCCAAGGACCGGCACAAATCCTGCGTCAACTCAAGGATGTCTTCGCTTCGCTCAAGGGCGTTCAACACGCCTCCCTCCAACTCAACAGCACCGTCCTCCCCCCCCTCCACGACAAACCCGCCCGCCGATGA
- the pyrF gene encoding orotidine-5'-phosphate decarboxylase, which produces MAISPNQIILALDLDSPDEAIRWAERFGPRIGCYKVGLQLFSRSGPDLVRELRRRQAEVFLDLKLHDIPNTVAKAVEALLPLDLKFLTLHTLGGPTMIEAAVKAAATAPQTTLLGVTILTSLGDDEINQLGFDHTASGQAVHLARLAVNAGLRGLVCSPLEAPLLRGQLGPDITLVTPGVRPLGSGVDDQSRIATPRQALEDGASYIVIGRPILAASDPEAALSAILAE; this is translated from the coding sequence ATGGCCATTTCCCCCAACCAGATCATCCTCGCCCTTGACCTCGACTCCCCCGACGAGGCAATCCGCTGGGCCGAACGCTTCGGCCCCCGCATCGGTTGCTACAAAGTCGGCCTCCAGCTCTTCTCCCGCTCCGGACCCGATCTCGTGCGCGAACTCCGCCGCCGCCAGGCCGAGGTCTTCCTCGACCTCAAGCTCCACGACATACCCAACACAGTCGCCAAGGCCGTCGAAGCCCTCCTTCCCCTCGACCTCAAGTTCCTCACCCTTCACACCCTGGGTGGGCCGACCATGATCGAGGCCGCTGTGAAAGCCGCCGCCACCGCCCCTCAAACCACCCTCCTCGGCGTCACCATCCTGACCAGCCTCGGCGACGACGAAATCAACCAGCTTGGCTTCGACCACACCGCCTCCGGCCAGGCCGTCCACCTCGCCCGACTCGCCGTCAACGCCGGCCTCCGCGGCCTCGTATGCTCCCCCTTGGAAGCCCCCCTTCTCCGCGGCCAGCTCGGCCCGGACATCACCCTCGTCACCCCCGGCGTCCGGCCTCTCGGGTCCGGGGTCGACGATCAGTCCCGCATCGCCACCCCGCGCCAAGCCCTCGAGGACGGTGCCTCCTACATCGTCATCGGCCGCCCCATACTCGCCGCCTCGGACCCCGAGGCCGCCCTCTCCGCCATCCTCGCCGAATAA
- a CDS encoding polyprenyl synthetase family protein, which yields MSKAPLMMPQLQKQLAIKSYLELVRPDLERVDARIRAQSDAFDPGISGYVEYAAESSGKRLRPALVLMAAHATGRAGEEQIDLAVVIELIHLASLIHDDVLDNAEIRRARPTMNAKWGVELSVLLGDCLFAHALKLCTRFEDAAISRAVADAANEVCTGEILQTQRRYDLNLSVSDYLRIIGMKTAALFRISTELAGRLNRAPESMVDALRIYGESMGTAYQIYDDCLDLFGTESGSGKTLGTDLKKGKLTLPVLHTLQQIGGAERDRVSEALLHGNEADRAALQRRVVEMGGHRYSVRKAQELLEKAEKSLEVLPINDYSARMRTFARAFHKELDGLK from the coding sequence ATGAGCAAAGCCCCCCTAATGATGCCCCAATTGCAGAAGCAACTGGCCATCAAATCCTACCTAGAACTGGTGCGTCCCGACCTGGAACGAGTCGATGCACGGATCCGCGCCCAGTCCGATGCCTTTGACCCGGGGATCTCCGGTTACGTCGAGTATGCCGCCGAAAGCAGTGGCAAGCGGCTGCGTCCGGCCCTTGTTCTGATGGCGGCCCACGCCACCGGCCGGGCGGGGGAAGAACAGATCGACCTGGCTGTGGTCATTGAATTGATCCATCTGGCCAGTTTGATCCACGATGATGTGTTGGACAATGCCGAGATCCGCCGTGCGCGTCCGACGATGAATGCCAAGTGGGGGGTGGAACTCTCCGTCTTGTTGGGCGACTGCCTCTTTGCCCACGCGCTCAAGCTTTGTACACGTTTCGAAGACGCGGCCATTTCCCGTGCGGTGGCCGATGCGGCGAACGAGGTTTGCACCGGCGAAATCCTCCAGACACAGCGGCGTTACGACCTCAATCTGTCCGTTTCGGATTACCTGCGCATCATCGGCATGAAGACGGCGGCGCTCTTCCGCATATCCACCGAACTGGCCGGAAGGCTCAACCGAGCGCCGGAAAGCATGGTCGACGCCCTGCGGATTTACGGGGAGTCGATGGGCACGGCCTATCAAATTTATGATGATTGCCTGGACCTTTTTGGGACCGAATCCGGCTCCGGCAAGACCCTGGGGACGGATCTGAAGAAGGGCAAATTGACGCTTCCCGTCCTGCACACCCTGCAACAGATCGGTGGTGCGGAACGTGACCGGGTTTCCGAGGCCCTGCTTCACGGGAACGAAGCCGACCGGGCAGCCCTCCAACGCCGGGTGGTGGAAATGGGAGGGCACCGCTACAGCGTCCGCAAGGCCCAGGAATTGCTGGAAAAGGCCGAGAAATCGCTCGAAGTACTGCCGATCAACGACTATTCCGCGCGGATGCGCACCTTTGCCCGGGCTTTCCACAAGGAATTGGACGGCTTGAAATGA
- a CDS encoding HEAT repeat domain-containing protein: MERAVLVITALLALALAGCGGKDGAAVKEVEKLITEKKYDDAMGVLQKALRDNPKSKVLLREQVNLFLKTEQVSYAIAAYRKLIENSPDDRILYQAFKNPDPVVRVTAAKALGLMKDARSVDLLIEHAKDKERSVRQAIVLALGDLKDKKALSVLVAALKDEDWFVRAEAALALGKVGDAQAAAKLFELLNDSDTYVKQNTRKALQELATEENKPAYVAALKNADPAIRSMAAIALATVGDSQGIDVLIEQLGRGDSKDTADLIRAGVKLRDPKIIPALRQAVGHPVPNIKALAILALGELGDQDSLGQIKAISTDKNQPGNVRTAAMLALNRLNLKAPR, from the coding sequence ATGGAACGCGCAGTTTTGGTCATCACGGCATTATTGGCCCTGGCATTGGCCGGATGCGGCGGCAAAGATGGCGCCGCTGTCAAAGAGGTCGAAAAGCTCATCACCGAGAAAAAATACGACGACGCCATGGGCGTCCTCCAAAAAGCCCTCCGCGACAACCCGAAAAGCAAGGTCCTTCTCCGCGAGCAGGTCAACCTCTTCCTCAAAACCGAACAGGTCAGCTACGCCATCGCCGCCTACCGCAAACTGATCGAAAACAGCCCGGATGATCGTATCCTTTACCAAGCCTTCAAAAATCCCGACCCGGTCGTCCGGGTCACCGCGGCCAAAGCCCTCGGTCTGATGAAGGATGCCCGCTCGGTCGACCTTCTCATCGAGCACGCCAAAGACAAGGAACGCTCAGTCCGACAGGCCATTGTGCTGGCCTTGGGTGACCTCAAAGACAAAAAAGCCCTTTCCGTGCTGGTGGCCGCACTCAAGGACGAGGACTGGTTCGTCCGCGCCGAAGCCGCCCTTGCACTGGGCAAGGTGGGCGATGCCCAGGCCGCCGCCAAACTCTTTGAATTGCTCAACGACTCCGACACGTACGTCAAACAAAACACCCGCAAGGCCCTGCAAGAACTCGCCACGGAGGAAAACAAACCCGCCTACGTCGCCGCCCTCAAGAATGCCGATCCGGCCATCCGTTCCATGGCCGCGATCGCCTTGGCCACCGTCGGTGACTCCCAAGGCATCGATGTTCTGATTGAACAGCTCGGACGTGGCGATTCCAAGGACACCGCCGACCTGATCCGGGCCGGGGTGAAATTGCGCGATCCCAAGATCATTCCCGCCCTGCGCCAGGCAGTCGGCCATCCGGTGCCGAACATCAAAGCCCTGGCCATCCTGGCCTTGGGTGAACTCGGGGACCAGGATTCACTCGGACAGATCAAAGCCATCTCCACCGATAAAAATCAACCCGGCAACGTGCGCACAGCCGCCATGCTGGCGTTGAACCGGTTGAACCTCAAAGCCCCGCGCTGA
- a CDS encoding PEP-CTERM sorting domain-containing protein (PEP-CTERM proteins occur, often in large numbers, in the proteomes of bacteria that also encode an exosortase, a predicted intramembrane cysteine proteinase. The presence of a PEP-CTERM domain at a protein's C-terminus predicts cleavage within the sorting domain, followed by covalent anchoring to some some component of the (usually Gram-negative) cell surface. Many PEP-CTERM proteins exhibit an unusual sequence composition that includes large numbers of potential glycosylation sites. Expression of one such protein has been shown restore the ability of a bacterium to form floc, a type of biofilm.), whose translation MIPKALGRVSMLARVLRVGMTAACLMYLIPCKADTLNWGAAGIAWTAGNLTQSFTVNGTTITITVSGNTGQIINQFGGPTPREANNLTPGTGSPSLHLAADYTNTTQSLTVTFTFSRQIANLAFTIYDVDYSASGSPFQDQIRNISASFGTSTYNATVTASTANQAANSGLANATITGIATNVDGSAGGDGNGGISFGSQGITSASFTWGSGPGAPTNPFQQWIAISNLDYTVVPEPSTWVGLVLLIVLVLGYEIRRRMGFRGASTVRS comes from the coding sequence ATGATCCCCAAAGCCTTGGGCCGGGTATCCATGCTTGCCCGTGTCCTTCGAGTCGGGATGACGGCGGCATGCCTGATGTATCTGATTCCTTGCAAGGCCGACACCTTGAACTGGGGGGCAGCCGGAATCGCTTGGACCGCAGGAAATCTTACCCAGAGTTTCACGGTCAACGGCACCACCATCACCATCACGGTTTCTGGAAACACCGGACAGATCATCAATCAATTCGGCGGCCCCACACCCCGGGAAGCAAATAACCTCACTCCCGGGACAGGTTCGCCTTCACTTCATTTGGCGGCGGACTACACCAACACGACCCAAAGCCTCACCGTGACCTTCACCTTCAGCCGTCAAATTGCCAACCTGGCATTCACCATTTACGATGTGGATTACAGTGCATCAGGAAGCCCGTTCCAGGATCAGATCCGCAACATCAGTGCATCGTTTGGAACCTCAACTTATAACGCCACGGTAACAGCCAGCACCGCCAATCAGGCGGCCAACTCGGGCCTGGCCAATGCCACCATCACCGGTATTGCCACCAATGTCGATGGCTCGGCAGGTGGTGATGGTAACGGCGGGATTTCCTTCGGCAGCCAAGGCATCACCAGTGCCTCGTTCACTTGGGGTTCGGGCCCGGGGGCTCCCACCAATCCCTTCCAGCAGTGGATTGCCATTTCCAATTTGGATTACACCGTCGTTCCGGAGCCTTCGACCTGGGTGGGCTTGGTGTTGCTGATCGTCCTGGTGCTCGGGTATGAGATCCGACGTCGCATGGGCTTCCGCGGTGCTTCCACCGTCCGGTCCTAG
- a CDS encoding PUR family DNA/RNA-binding protein codes for MEETIRSEQIQVERKIFFFDLKENQRGRFLRITEDVNGRRDTIILPAPGVAEFIEVLQSLAEDCEQGPPQGSGNY; via the coding sequence ATGGAAGAAACGATCCGCAGCGAACAGATCCAAGTCGAACGCAAAATCTTTTTCTTTGACCTGAAAGAGAACCAGCGCGGACGCTTCCTCCGCATCACCGAGGACGTCAATGGACGCCGTGACACCATCATCCTGCCAGCCCCCGGCGTGGCGGAATTCATCGAGGTTTTGCAGTCGTTGGCTGAGGATTGCGAACAGGGTCCCCCCCAGGGCTCGGGGAATTACTGA
- a CDS encoding sigma-70 family RNA polymerase sigma factor, giving the protein MGEDARRPGEPDLTDEQLVDQVLSGSVSSYDWLVLRYKERLYGVLYNMTSNHEDTNDLLMETFDKAFRSLSTYQKNASFYTWIYRIGVNRALNHLNKRKKTRNTFSLNDIEMDDQLEKQFADVKVVGGDRSAELSELQKKLNESLQRLSDEHRAVVVLFDIDGQSHADIAKIMGCSEGTVRSRLHYAHQKLQKMLESYLR; this is encoded by the coding sequence ATGGGGGAGGATGCCCGGCGACCTGGTGAGCCCGACCTGACCGACGAGCAATTGGTCGACCAGGTCCTTTCCGGTTCTGTATCTTCCTACGATTGGCTGGTCCTGCGTTACAAGGAGCGGCTTTATGGGGTCCTTTATAACATGACCTCCAATCATGAGGACACCAACGACCTCCTCATGGAGACCTTTGACAAGGCTTTCCGAAGTCTCTCGACCTACCAAAAGAACGCTTCCTTCTACACGTGGATCTATCGCATCGGCGTCAACAGGGCATTGAACCACCTCAATAAGCGCAAAAAAACCCGAAATACCTTTTCCTTGAACGATATAGAAATGGACGATCAGCTCGAAAAGCAATTTGCGGATGTCAAAGTAGTGGGTGGGGATCGGTCTGCGGAACTATCCGAATTGCAAAAAAAATTGAACGAATCCCTTCAGCGACTGTCTGATGAACACAGGGCAGTCGTGGTGCTGTTCGATATCGATGGCCAAAGTCATGCGGATATCGCCAAAATCATGGGTTGCTCGGAGGGCACGGTGCGCTCTAGACTCCACTACGCGCACCAGAAGCTCCAAAAAATGTTGGAAAGCTACTTAAGGTAA
- a CDS encoding S1C family serine protease, giving the protein MWISGAALAAVLLLGLGLWATLHFSNQRRVQEEITNLWSSTGDDQPAYLQLPADSSRKGRTGSNVFDAITEEVQLVFDRSVPAVVKIRSLSGATPLAGTGFFIDKDGTLLTAYAVVRESDRVWIEFNGQKLEASVLGRDARSGVALLRVDRKNTPYLPFGNSDDLRMASGLISVAYPLNLPIAPSFGFVTGFDVRYLNRFFSTTHIRANIPISPGQIGGPILNSRGQVVGLLAMAIQEGKECYILPVNSVVRIAADMHKNGKVRHGWVGVAVVEGQPLTEGTKPVVVSNLFPETPAATSGIMPGDVVLKIGNRNILTPRDVLDASFFSSVGQKLPVLVLRNNEQKTFTITVAERRSPVSAGLVMEPQDNFIAPFVTPQGRGPQRVHSTQP; this is encoded by the coding sequence TTGTGGATTTCGGGCGCCGCTCTCGCGGCGGTCCTGTTGCTTGGCTTGGGCCTGTGGGCCACGCTGCATTTTTCCAACCAACGCCGGGTGCAGGAAGAAATCACCAACCTCTGGTCCTCCACAGGTGACGACCAGCCGGCCTATCTCCAGTTGCCCGCCGACTCTTCCCGCAAGGGGAGGACCGGTTCGAATGTCTTCGATGCGATCACCGAGGAAGTGCAGCTGGTTTTTGACCGTTCTGTCCCTGCGGTGGTGAAGATCCGGTCACTCAGCGGGGCCACGCCTCTTGCCGGAACCGGATTCTTCATCGACAAGGATGGCACGTTGCTGACGGCTTATGCTGTGGTCCGCGAGTCCGACCGTGTATGGATTGAATTCAACGGCCAAAAACTGGAAGCCTCCGTCCTCGGACGCGATGCCCGCAGTGGGGTGGCCCTTCTCCGGGTGGACCGGAAAAACACCCCTTATCTCCCTTTTGGCAACTCGGACGATCTTCGCATGGCCAGTGGCCTGATCAGTGTGGCCTACCCCCTGAACCTTCCCATCGCCCCGTCCTTTGGCTTTGTCACTGGTTTTGATGTCCGTTACCTCAACCGCTTCTTCTCCACCACCCACATCCGGGCCAACATCCCGATCAGCCCGGGCCAGATCGGCGGCCCGATCCTCAACAGCCGGGGCCAGGTCGTGGGTCTTCTCGCCATGGCCATCCAGGAAGGCAAGGAGTGCTACATCCTTCCGGTCAATTCGGTGGTTCGTATCGCCGCCGACATGCACAAAAACGGCAAAGTCCGCCATGGCTGGGTCGGGGTGGCCGTGGTGGAAGGACAACCTCTGACCGAAGGCACCAAACCCGTGGTGGTTTCCAATCTCTTCCCTGAAACACCGGCCGCCACCAGCGGGATCATGCCCGGCGATGTGGTCCTGAAGATCGGCAACCGAAACATCCTGACACCGCGGGATGTGCTGGATGCTTCCTTCTTTTCCAGTGTGGGCCAGAAGTTGCCGGTGTTGGTCCTGCGCAACAACGAACAAAAAACCTTCACCATCACCGTGGCTGAACGCCGTTCCCCCGTTTCCGCCGGTTTGGTCATGGAGCCGCAGGACAATTTCATTGCCCCCTTTGTAACACCCCAAGGTCGGGGCCCCCAACGCGTCCACAGCACCCAGCCCTGA
- the ispE gene encoding 4-(cytidine 5'-diphospho)-2-C-methyl-D-erythritol kinase, whose product MLLKVRSPAKINLTLEITGKRPDGFHELETLMCPVGLYDELEIEESGEGITLRVEGADLPADPTNLVWRAAALVQEVTGCRKGVRMVLRKVIPMGGGLAGGSGNAAAVLHAVNDLWGCGLSRAQLKDLAGRLGSDIAFFLDGGASWCTGRGEITRPVELDWRGHVLLLNPGFGVPTPWAYRTYAAEPQAGELGRLELAVRGIPGRERVRLRNDLEPAVFTKYFWIAEAKAWLLGQPGVVDAMMSGSGATVFALLPDAEAASRVAEAARDHFGPNCWIQTPCLLP is encoded by the coding sequence ATGTTGTTGAAAGTACGGAGCCCGGCCAAGATCAACCTGACCCTGGAAATCACCGGTAAGCGGCCGGATGGTTTCCATGAATTGGAGACCCTGATGTGCCCGGTCGGTTTGTATGACGAATTGGAGATTGAGGAATCCGGGGAGGGGATCACGCTTCGGGTGGAGGGGGCTGACCTGCCCGCGGATCCGACGAATTTGGTATGGAGGGCGGCGGCGCTGGTGCAAGAGGTGACAGGTTGTCGCAAGGGGGTGCGGATGGTGTTGCGCAAGGTGATTCCGATGGGCGGCGGTTTGGCCGGGGGTAGTGGAAACGCGGCGGCGGTCTTGCATGCGGTGAATGATCTTTGGGGATGTGGTTTGAGCCGCGCGCAACTCAAGGATCTGGCGGGGCGGTTGGGCAGTGACATCGCGTTTTTCCTGGATGGCGGGGCATCGTGGTGCACGGGGCGGGGGGAGATCACCCGGCCGGTGGAATTGGACTGGCGGGGGCATGTGTTGTTGTTGAATCCGGGTTTTGGGGTGCCGACCCCTTGGGCCTACCGCACCTACGCCGCCGAACCGCAGGCGGGGGAACTTGGTCGCCTGGAACTGGCTGTCCGGGGGATTCCGGGGCGGGAGCGGGTGCGGTTGCGGAACGATCTCGAGCCGGCGGTTTTTACGAAGTATTTCTGGATAGCCGAGGCCAAGGCGTGGCTGTTGGGACAACCGGGGGTGGTGGATGCGATGATGAGCGGGAGTGGGGCGACCGTGTTTGCCCTTTTGCCGGATGCGGAGGCGGCCTCGCGGGTGGCGGAGGCGGCCCGGGATCATTTCGGACCAAATTGCTGGATTCAAACCCCTTGCCTGTTACCCTGA
- a CDS encoding urea carboxylase-associated family protein, which translates to MLTESPLKPTAAVLDQIIPAGDGWMHEIKAGQTFRIVDLEGNQAVDTIFYNALDPADRYSAQETIRAQGKIYLTTGSRLLSLEGHTLLTITADTCGRHDTLGGACAAESNMVRYALEKRSMHNCRDTFLLQIAEYGRGYSKGDVGANINFFMNVPVTPEGGLTFEDGVSAPGKYVEMRAEMDVVCLISNCPQLNNPCNAYNPTPVRVLIWDVDGRP; encoded by the coding sequence ATGCTCACCGAATCCCCCCTCAAACCCACCGCGGCCGTATTGGATCAGATTATCCCCGCCGGAGACGGCTGGATGCACGAAATCAAGGCAGGCCAAACCTTCCGCATCGTCGACCTGGAAGGCAACCAGGCCGTCGACACGATTTTTTACAACGCCCTCGACCCCGCCGACCGCTACAGCGCCCAGGAAACGATCCGCGCCCAGGGCAAAATCTACCTCACCACAGGCAGCCGCCTTCTCTCACTCGAAGGCCACACACTGCTCACCATCACCGCCGATACCTGCGGCCGCCATGACACCCTCGGCGGGGCCTGTGCCGCCGAAAGCAACATGGTCCGCTACGCCCTCGAAAAGCGCTCCATGCACAACTGCCGCGACACCTTCCTGCTCCAGATTGCGGAATACGGACGCGGCTACTCCAAGGGCGATGTCGGCGCCAACATCAACTTCTTCATGAATGTTCCCGTCACCCCCGAAGGCGGCCTCACCTTCGAGGACGGCGTCTCCGCCCCCGGTAAATATGTCGAAATGCGGGCCGAAATGGACGTCGTCTGCCTCATCTCCAACTGCCCCCAGCTCAACAATCCGTGCAATGCCTACAATCCCACACCCGTGAGGGTGCTGATTTGGGACGTGGACGGCCGTCCTTAG
- a CDS encoding urea carboxylase-associated family protein has translation MKTADITLPGIPESKIRFREIVPGGGNWSHVLKRGTTLRLMNPRGGLNAAAIFFNFELPSERFNLPDTLKAQHTAKLTTGHCLYSDMGRILVSIPRDTAGWHDPLTGPSTPETIHAAFGPKSFQEARNHFHRNARDNFLVELGKYNLGRRDLVMNVNFFSKVAVDNEGQLNFHPGHAQPGSFIDLRAEMNTLVILNTCPHPLSPAGPYDPAPLHLAVFTSDPVADDDPCRISCPENQRGFELTERYFL, from the coding sequence ATGAAAACCGCTGACATCACCCTTCCCGGCATCCCCGAATCCAAGATCCGTTTCCGCGAAATCGTCCCCGGCGGCGGCAACTGGTCCCATGTCCTCAAGCGCGGCACCACCCTCCGCCTCATGAACCCCCGCGGCGGCCTCAATGCCGCGGCGATCTTTTTCAACTTCGAACTCCCCTCCGAACGCTTCAATCTGCCGGACACACTCAAGGCCCAACACACGGCCAAACTCACCACCGGCCACTGCCTCTATTCCGACATGGGCCGCATCCTCGTCTCCATACCCCGCGACACCGCCGGATGGCACGATCCCCTCACTGGCCCCTCCACCCCGGAAACCATCCACGCCGCATTCGGCCCCAAATCTTTCCAGGAAGCGCGCAACCATTTCCACCGCAATGCCCGCGACAACTTTCTGGTCGAGCTTGGCAAATACAACCTCGGCCGCCGTGACCTCGTCATGAATGTCAATTTCTTCAGCAAGGTCGCGGTCGACAACGAAGGCCAGCTCAACTTCCACCCGGGGCACGCCCAACCCGGTTCGTTCATCGACCTCCGCGCTGAGATGAACACCCTCGTCATCCTCAACACCTGCCCCCACCCCCTCTCCCCCGCCGGTCCCTACGACCCCGCCCCCCTCCACCTCGCTGTTTTCACCTCTGATCCCGTGGCCGATGACGACCCTTGCCGCATCTCCTGCCCCGAAAACCAACGCGGCTTCGAACTCACCGAACGGTATTTCCTGTGA
- a CDS encoding DMT family protein, producing MPPLISTIALLILSNVFMTFAWYGHLKHLNSKPWVIAALISWGIALFEYLLQVPANRIGFQSGISLAQLKILQEVITLSVFVPFAVLYMGQPLKLDYLWATLCLVGAVYFIFRS from the coding sequence GTGCCTCCGCTCATTTCCACCATAGCCTTGCTAATCCTGTCGAATGTCTTCATGACCTTTGCCTGGTATGGCCATCTCAAACACCTCAACTCCAAACCTTGGGTCATCGCCGCCCTCATCAGCTGGGGCATCGCGCTCTTCGAATACCTCCTCCAGGTCCCGGCCAACCGCATCGGCTTCCAGTCCGGAATCTCCCTCGCCCAGCTGAAAATCCTCCAGGAAGTCATCACCCTTTCGGTCTTCGTCCCGTTTGCCGTCCTCTACATGGGCCAACCCCTCAAATTGGATTATCTCTGGGCCACCCTCTGCCTCGTCGGTGCCGTCTACTTCATCTTCCGCAGCTGA